A region of the Culex quinquefasciatus strain JHB chromosome 1, VPISU_Cqui_1.0_pri_paternal, whole genome shotgun sequence genome:
CTGTATACACCCTTGCGAGATAATTGTCTCCGCCGAAGTGATCACATCCTGGAGGGGCCGCACCTCCCAAGAAACTATATCTTATTTACCACttcatcatttttcaatttaccaAATTGTCCTTCATTATGACCGTTTTCTCTCCCATTGGACGCTGCCACAGCAGACCTCGATGCGCCGGAACCGTTCGATTACGCCACACCCAGGTCATCCCGTGGACCGTGGACATCTCAGCCGTCACCCAGATGCGGAGTGGCACGCGATCGAGCGCGCGAAAAAAAAGTGCCTAACTGTAAATTTGTGTGTAGCtttcttcgtcttcttcttcGCTGGGTGGAGATCGCTTGACCGTTTGGTGTgtcaaaaaaaagaagcaaaataacaaacaaaaataaactcgcgGAGACGTTACTTGAAGGCGAAGAAAATATTAACGAGATGATTTATTCGTTTCTTTTCTCTCTTTTCTTGACTctttcttccatttttttctATGCTGCGGTTGGACCTGCGAGGAGTGTTCCGTACCATAGACCGATATTCCTTTTTGCGTTACCTTTAGcattgtaaacattgagtgaatGACATTCACGCAGCAAGATGATCGAATCTAAAGGTGATTCTGTCAAACGAAGCGGTTTTTGTCTGGAATATCCGTCTATGTCGGAGCATTTTCAGAGGAGTCGCGACGCGACGTcgtcaacgaaatccgaaagttgaatattaagtttttttttcttgcgttATTATGCCTGTTATTTGGTTGTATACTTTTGTTTGATTGTTTTCGAGGGTGGGGGCCATTTCGCGAATTTGTGGAACCACTTTCTCGGATCTCTTTTATTTGgcttctgtttctgtttctgtcCATTTTCGGCTCGGTTGTTTCCTGAAGAGGCAATACGGCGATCGTTTATGTCATTTAgtgttaattgttttgacattcgttgattttgattttgtgttCCGTCTGGGGGTGGATGATCGCAGTGGTGATGCAGGACGTTCCGGACGAGGTAATTGCTGGATGGAACGTGCTAATTACTTTGTTCTCGTTTTCTTGCAGCTGACCTTTGGCCGATCTAACCTTTGCTTTCAGCTATTGTTTACTAAAATGTGCCAGTTTGCCCCAGTCCATATTGAAATTTGCCCATAGATGTGCTCTTCATGGCGGTGCTAATTCttggtttcgtttttttttccacaccGGGCCTGCGGGACTCTCAGGTTTGGTTCTCGAACAGGCGCGCAAAATGGCGCCGCGAGGAGAAGTTGCGTTCGCAGAAGCGGCTGATCAACCAGGTCGGCTCGAACGGGTCCCAGCCGGGAATGGCCTCTACTATATGTTCGCCGTCAGCAACGAAGATCTACAACTCGGAGTACGACAACCCGTACGCGGCGGCCGCAGCCGCTGCCCAGCCTACGTCGGACTGCTACAGTTCTATATCGAATTCGGTCGGGCTGATGTCCGGCCAGCCGCCACGTGACAACTACCAGTACTTGCTGTCCGACTCGCTTCATTCGCTGAGCATGCCTTACTCGTTCCATCACCGGCTACCCTGCAGTTCGCCCTCCAGCGTGCAACCCATGGATCTGAACACCCACTCGGCGGCGTCGGCAGCTGCGGCCGCTGCAGCCGCCTCGGCGTACAGCCAGTCGATCAGCATGACGGACCTTTCCCAGATGACGCCGTCGAGTGCGGCGGCGGTGGCTGCCGCAGGACTGCCACCGCCGCCACGCCATCTACCGATCATAACCAGCTCGATCGCCGCCAATCCGTCGGCCGGCAACAGCGATCTGGACTCCGGAAGCGGCGCCGGGCACTACATTACGAGGCTTGAATAGTCATTAAGTCAGCCGCTGCCGTTGACCCATCCACATCATCCCCATCACCACCTTCACCAGCACCAactccagcaacagcagcagcagcagatgacCCCACCCAACTCTATCTCGGGCCCGCCGGCCGCCCATCAATCGCTAGCTCCGATAGAGTTGACAGCCCACCAGCCGCCACCGAGCGATATGGAAGGATGATGATGAGACTGAGACGCAGATGGCTCTAGTTCGGCCGTAGACGCGAGTATTCAGCTGTCAAACCGCCGCAGCGTTAGCAGTCTAGAATATCGGTCTATGCGCTAACGCTCTAGTTCAGCAACATAAAAACCCTCTCGACTGACGGTTGTTTCGTGAATTGTGATATTGTAATACGTTAATTAGCAcacattttaataaataaaagaataaaagcaACAATATACCGAAGACATAACGATAGAAGGCAGATGTTGAACCGTGAATAAAAGGGCGGATTGTAAATCCGCCCGAtgtccctacacacacacagtcacacATAGTGTAGCAGTAGCACCATAAAAATGTATGGTTTTAAGGCGCGAGTTATAGATAGACCCCAGAGTTACGAGGTTTGCAAACGGAATCACACGAACATAGTTGTAGACTTTATTATAATTGATGGAATACGATTGATTTAAAAGAATACAGCTGCATGCTCGCCTATGcaagaaaataaacaaaaaacaagatgAAATAATAATCAAACTCTATGTATATGTActagcaaacaaacaaaacaagttaATTCAACAAACTGTGTAAGAAACTACTCTTGTAAAACGGAGAAAACCGGAAACGAATTTTGACAAATAAAGAAATATGCCAACGCGCGAAAGCGCGAAAAAGAAATATGTGATTTGTGGCAAAAGAAGGAagcaaacacacaaacaaaaaaaaaaagatcggaaatcgTCTTTTCATTCAGTATTGTTTTGCGGTTTGCACCTTTTGTTTACCCCTCCTTGACGCGACTGCGTCGCGGCTTTTGACAGATGCGCGCTCGCTTATCTTTTCCGCAATGTCACTTGGAGCGCTGCGCGCGCCCCGCCTACTCGATCGCCATCTGTCAAGCTCTGCGTGCGTGTGTTCTTTTTGCCGCACTAATCTCgctttattaaataaataattttgatattttttccccTTTTTTCAACGCGCTCGCGATAAAGCGTCGAACTTGGATTGAGTAAGTTAAAAAGACattaaaacgtcaaaatttttcatttctgtgGAGCAGTCGCGCTGCGCGCGATTCGTTCCCATAACTCTTTGTGTTGCGTGTGTTTGTCTGTGTGTTCGTTCGttattatattttatgtttttacggCA
Encoded here:
- the LOC119765131 gene encoding paired box protein 6 homolog isoform X1; this encodes MAVLILGFVFFSTPGLRDSQVWFSNRRAKWRREEKLRSQKRLINQVGSNGSQPGMASTICSPSATKIYNSEYDNPYAAAAAAAQPTSDCYSSISNSVGLMSGQPPRDNYQYLLSDSLHSLSMPYSFHHRLPCSSPSSVQPMDLNTHSAASAAAAAAAASAYSQSISMTDLSQMTPSSAAAVAAAGLPPPPRHLPIITSSIAANPSAGNSDLDSGSGAGHYITRLE
- the LOC119765131 gene encoding paired box protein 6 homolog isoform X2, with product MIAVVMQDVPDEVWFSNRRAKWRREEKLRSQKRLINQVGSNGSQPGMASTICSPSATKIYNSEYDNPYAAAAAAAQPTSDCYSSISNSVGLMSGQPPRDNYQYLLSDSLHSLSMPYSFHHRLPCSSPSSVQPMDLNTHSAASAAAAAAAASAYSQSISMTDLSQMTPSSAAAVAAAGLPPPPRHLPIITSSIAANPSAGNSDLDSGSGAGHYITRLE